The window TAAAGATCACTTCCTAATTCTCCACACCCCCATTACCCGGCCATATGAAGCGGAGACGCCGGAGCCTGAACCTCCTACTCCCGCTTGCTAACGTCTTCCCGTAGCCATTTGCGCGCCTGGGAGCCCGTGGCCGGTTCTTCGGCCTCCGCAAGACCCAGCAAGGCCTTCCAGTCCCGGACCGGGAAGGGATCGCCCTCGGTACCACCGCTTCCCGTCAGATGCGCCTGCAGAGCATGGGTGACCGGGGAGGCAACGAGGTTCAGGACCTCCAATATTACACTTATGGGACCTAATCCACCCGGGCCGTTCGGCGCAGCGCCTTGGCCCAGCGATTCGGCTCGCCGCTCGGCGGCCTAAAGGTGCGATCGCGCCTCTCCCAATTCCTGCCTTAGCCGGTTGGCTTCCTGGGCAACCACTTCCGTCCATTTGTTGGTTTCCATCTGGGTCCGCCTGGGCCTGCTCCGGCGCGGTCCGTTCGTACGTGGCCTGGGGCTTGGGCCGCGGACAGGGTAGCTTGCCAGATTCCCCGGACCAGGCCCTTGGCTGCAGGTTTGCCGGCAGGGGGCAGCCCGGTGGCGGGCTGGCGGGTTCCCGCCACCGGCGCGATGCTAGTGGGACAATACGATGTAGCTCTCGCCACCAATTTGCTGCCGTACCGCCTTCCGGGTTGGCTTTGTGCCTTTGCCTACAAAGGAGTCGGGGCGGCGCGGTTTGGGAGAAGGTGGTTGATGGCGCCATTTGGCGGTTGCGCGGCTCGGCCAAAGGGTTCGAGGGCTTCTTGGGCAGGGGGGCGTTTGGGCCTTCCGCCGAAATATGCCTGTTTTACCGCGTGATGGGTGCCGGGGGAGGGCGAGTGGTGAGGTTGGGTGGGGATTGGTAAGTCCGGTGGTTGTGCTTGTCATTTTAGTTGCGCATGACAAGTTTTTTACTGTTTTGACAAGAATTATTGTCGAAATGTTTTTTTGTTTGGTTTTCTAAATGTAAATAGTTATTATTGAGTCTATGTGGTGGTAGCCTTTCTGTAGTTATAGTTGGTGTGGCTGCCATGTATTCGGTTGGGTGTTCTGGCTACGGACTCCACCTCGGATTGGTCGAATCCTTACAAGAGAAAAGACCGGAGGACAGTAATGGACCGTGTGGTCATCGCGGACATCGACGGGGTACTCAACCGGTCCGGAGCGCCGTTCCCACCGTTCGGATGGTACGAGCCTCGCCGAGGCGAGGACGGCCAATGGGGCCTGGCACTGCCGACGGATCCGGTGCGTAAGTTGGCCACCTTCCTCGCGGTTTTGGACGAGGGCCCGGTCGCACGACTGAGAACTCTGGCGGAAGGCAGCGGCGCGGGGCTGGTTTTATGCAGCGGCTGGCGGAAATTCGTCCCTCGTCGGCTCATCCGGGATGCCCTGGCGGCTGCGGGGTGGCCGGATCCCCCTATCGTGGCCTATACCCCCGTCCTGGGTCTTGCCGGGCGAGGGGATGGCATGGCCCGGCGTCGGGCCAGCGAGATCCGGCAATGGCTCGAGCATAACCGGCCCGAGGCTTGGGTCGTGCTGGATGATCTTCCCCTGAGCCGCTACCTGGAAAATGCCATCCAGGTGAGGGACGGCCGGGGGCTGGAAGAGGCCGAGATCCAGAAGGCTTATTCCGTTTTGATCCCCTGAAGCTGCGGGCGCCGGGGCCATTAGCGGTCGATTGCCAGTTCCCGGACGGGAGGGTTGGAAAGCAAGCGCCGGTTCAAATCCCGAAGGTTTTAGCTCTGATTAAGCCAGTTATCGGGCCTAGCCCTCGGGTATGAGGCCGGTCCCGAGGATGGCCTGCTTGGCCCTAGTACCTTGGATGCGGTCTGGGCATGCCGGGCGGATGGGGAAGGGATGGCCGGTGGCGGCATCGATGGCGGACTCTTTGTCCAAATTGGAGCGGGGTGGGGCCGCAATCAGGGAAGCGGGGCGACCGGCAACCCCAGGGGGAGTTAGCCCCCGGAGGGCTCCAGGTTGTCGATTGACAACCATAACGGGGTGCAGTCAGAATCTATCACTAGATGGAGGGTGAATGTCGAGGAAGACGCATTCGAAAAAAGAGGTAGAGGACGCCCTGCGCTACGCTGAATCCAGAGGCTGGAGAGTGGAGGTGGGCGGAGGCCATGCCTGGGGGAAAATGTATTGCCCCTACAACCTGCAAGAATGCCGCTGCGGAGAGCACTGCATATCCTCTATCTGGAGCACCCCCAAGAACCCGAACAACCACGCCAAGCAGATCCGTCGGGTGGTGGACAACTGTATTGGCGAAAGTGGTGAGACCAAGGGGTAAGGCCATGAAGGAATACGACTTCACGCTCAAGTTCCGGCTCGGAAGCGCCAATGAGGATGCCGAGAAGTACGTGGAGGCGCTTGCGGAGGCGGGATGCGACGATGCCCTGGTGGGGGTGGGCCAGAATGGCCGGGTCTCGCTTCACTTCATCCGGGAGGCGGATAGCGCCATGGAGGCCCTCAGCAGCGCGGTCACCGATGTGCGCAGGGCCATCCCGGACGCGAAGCTGGTCGAGGCTGACCCCGACTACGTGGGCGTGACCGACATCGCCGACTTCTTTGGGGTGTCCCGCCAGTATGTGCGCAAGCTCATACTGAGCAAGGGAGCCTCGTTCCCCGATCCGGTCCACGAGGGAAATCCGTCCCTCTGGCATCTGGCGGATGTTCTGAGATGGTTCCAAGAGGAGGGACAAAAAGGCTTCTCAAGCGAAGCCCTGGAGGTTGCTCAGGTCACCATGCAACTGAACGTGCTCAATTCCTGCGTGAAGGCTTCTGTGGTTTCTGGGAACGGCTTTTATTTCCACGCTCAGGTGCCTAATGAAGAGCTGCGAGCGGCCATGGGCTGAATCGCCGGCCTGGGTATCAGGAGAAGGGCACCCGCATGGTTCGGGTGCCCTTCTTTGTTGGGGCAGGGGGAGGCTAGGATCGAGGCCTCAGCTCGGAGGTTGCTTAGGCGGCTGGATTCCGGGGTCTGAGGGCATCATCATGCCGGTCGGTCAATGCGGGAGAGGCAACTACCGAGGATTTCTCGGTAGTTCGCCAGGAGGGCCAAGGGCAGGTCCGCAGAACCGTTTGACACTATAGCCTGGACGCCATCCTGGCCGCAGGTTACCGGGGTAAGCTACAAGAAGGGGGAACCGGAGGACTTGGACTTCCTGTAACCGGATTTATGGGGCCCAACTTTCTGCTTCGGCAAATGGAGTAAAGAGGGGGTGGTGAGCCCCGTGCCTGGCTCTGGAAAGGGACAACCAGGAACGAAATGATGACGCTAAAGAAGGGCTACGCTAGCGCCCAAGGCTCGGGCAGCCTCGGCTAGTCCTTGGTCGAGGGTTCGCAGGTGGGCACCATGATTGGCAGCAATCGCTAGGTGCAGAGCGTCTCCCGAACGCAACCCCGTAGCATGCTGATCGGCGAAACGGGCAGCGGTATGGAATTCTTGGGGTGACACGGAGAGGCGGGCGAAGGATTCCTCGACCAAGGAATTAAACATGGCGAGCGCCTCGGCTCGATGCTCCGGGGGGAGCGCTCCGTTGCGAACCTTCAGGGAGAGCGCTCCGGAGAACTCGGTAACTACCCAGTCGCTGATCACCATATCGGCGGGGTCCTGGTTCGCTAACCACTCCTGCATCTCCGCAGTACGGGGCTCGTTGGTCAGCGCAGCCACCAACAGGCTGGTATCCAGATAGAGCACTAATAGCGCTCGCTTTCCCGGTACCGCCGCATGAACTGTCCAGCCCCCTCAGGTTGGTAGGGCATGTCAGCGGTCAGCCGGCGAAGCGCTTCCAAGTCAATCGGCTTTCGCGGTTTCTCAGGGGCGGACAACCGGCCCACTGCTTTACCGTGCTTGGTGATAATTACGGTTTCACCCGCACTGGCCAACTCGGTCAATTCACTCAGATGGGCTTTGGCCTCGCCCAAGCTTACTTGCTTCGTATCCATGGCCCCCTCCAGACCAGATTTTTGGTCATATTATGAATTAAGCCTAATCCCCCTTCAATCTTGGTCAAGAGGCCCCTGGAGTTGCCCCGTTTCAGTGGACAGGTAACGGTTTGGTTTACGCGGCGATCCGCCAGGCGGTTTCATAGGCCTTCGGGGCCTGTTGGCCAAGGGCGGAATGGCGTCGCCTCGGGTTGTGCCAGCCCTCGATGAATTCGAAGAGTGCCCGCTTGGCCTCCGTGTGGTTTAGGAAGCGCCGGCTGTCGACTCTGAATCGCCGTCTCCAGGGCGTTTAGTACCAGCTCAGTGCGCTCCTCGCTGGTCAAGCCGTCCGTGCGCTGGCCGGCGTCCCGCTCCGCTTGGAAAAACCAGTTGCGAAAGGTCCGGGCCGAGGGCTCAAACTCCTCGGCTAACTCGTGGGAACTGCGGCCCGCTCGGACCAGTTCCACCATCTGTTCCCGGAATTTCGCGGAATACCGGGGTTGCGACTTGGCCATCGTGGACTCCTTTCAAGCCAAAGGGTCAGGTGCCCACGAAAGCGGGTTAACTCCACCGTACCGCTTTGGGCAAAGGTTTAGAGTGTTTCCTTAAAGGGGTGACCCCTTTCTGCTGTTGGAAGAATCTATACCCAGGCCCTGGATCTTTCGGGTGAGGGTGTTCCGTCCCCATCCCAGGAGGGCCGCTGCCTGTTGGCGGTGGCCGCCCGTGTAGGCCAGGGCCTCCTTGATCAAGACCCGCTCGAGCTCTTCCTGGGCCCGGTTTCCCACCCCTTTTTCCCCTTTTTGCAAATGGCGCCGGATGTTGAAGGCCAGCGCGTTTTGCCAGGCTTCGGCCTGGTTCCCAACGCCGGTGGGGCGGAAGGGGTCCGGCAGGTCCTCGGGATGGACCAGGGGCCCCGGGGCCATCAGGGTGATTCGGCGGCAAAGGTTTTCGAGCTCCCGGACATTGCCCGGCCAGGATTCCCCCTGCAGCAGTTTCAGGGTTTCCGGGGCCAGCTGCTTGGGCTGCAGGTCCAATTCTCCGGCCATCTCCCGTAGGAACCGCTGGGCCAGTTCCGGGATGTCCTCGCGCCGCTCACGCAGGGCCGGCAGGTGGATGGGGACCACGTTGAGGCGGTGGTACAGGTCCTGGCGGAAGCGGCCGTCCGCGATCAGCTGCGACAGGTCCCGGTGGGTGGCGGCGATCACCCGAACGTCGGCGGTGAGCTGGTGGCGTCCGCCCACGCGCTGGAACTCGCCCTCGGCCAGCACCCGCAGCAGCCGGGTCTGGAGGTCGGCTGGCATGTCGCCGATCTCGTCGAGGAACAGGGTGCCGCCCTTGGCTTCCTCGAACCGTCCCATGCGTTGCTCCACGGCGCCGGTGAAGGCGCCCTTCTCGTGGCCGAACAGCTCCGACTCCAGCAGATCGGCCGGCACGGCGGCGGTGTTCAGGGCTACGAAGGGGCCGGTTGCCCGCGGGCTGTGGCGGTGCAGGGCGCGCGCCACCAGCTCCTTGCCCGTACCCGATTCGCCGGTGATCACCACATTGGCCTCGGAGCCCACCAGCCGGCCAATGGTGCGGAACACTCCCTGCATGGCCGGGGCCTCGCCGATGATCTCGGGCCCCTCCTGGCTGGCCTCGGCCGGGTCCCCGCGTGCCGGCGCTTGGGCAATGGCGTGGCGGGCCAGCGACACCGCCTCGGCCACGTCGAAGGGCTTGGGCAGGTACTCGAAGGCGCCTTCCTCGAAGGCGGAGACCGCGGCGTTCATGTCGCTGTACGCGGTGGTCAGGATCACCGGCAGCTCCGGCTCCCGCTGGCGGATGCGGCGCAGCAGGGCGAAGCCGTCCTCCCCGGGCATGCGCACGTCGGAGATGATCAGGTTGGGACGCTCCTCCCCAAGGGCCCGACGCAGAGCGCTGGCCTCCTCGAAGGTGCGCACGGCCATGTGGGCCTCGGTCAAGGCCTTCTCCAGTACCCAACGGATGGAGGGATCGTCGTCGATTACCCAGATGGTGGGGTTCATAGGTCGCGATACCTGCCAGGGTGGGGCCCCGGCCCCCGTCGGGGGCCGACCTGGGGGCGAATAAAACGACCTCCCCGAAAACCGGGGAGGTCGCGGTCAAGCCG of the Thiohalorhabdus denitrificans genome contains:
- a CDS encoding HAD domain-containing protein, which codes for MDRVVIADIDGVLNRSGAPFPPFGWYEPRRGEDGQWGLALPTDPVRKLATFLAVLDEGPVARLRTLAEGSGAGLVLCSGWRKFVPRRLIRDALAAAGWPDPPIVAYTPVLGLAGRGDGMARRRASEIRQWLEHNRPEAWVVLDDLPLSRYLENAIQVRDGRGLEEAEIQKAYSVLIP
- a CDS encoding helix-turn-helix transcriptional regulator; amino-acid sequence: MKEYDFTLKFRLGSANEDAEKYVEALAEAGCDDALVGVGQNGRVSLHFIREADSAMEALSSAVTDVRRAIPDAKLVEADPDYVGVTDIADFFGVSRQYVRKLILSKGASFPDPVHEGNPSLWHLADVLRWFQEEGQKGFSSEALEVAQVTMQLNVLNSCVKASVVSGNGFYFHAQVPNEELRAAMG
- a CDS encoding type II toxin-antitoxin system VapC family toxin, which translates into the protein MLYLDTSLLVAALTNEPRTAEMQEWLANQDPADMVISDWVVTEFSGALSLKVRNGALPPEHRAEALAMFNSLVEESFARLSVSPQEFHTAARFADQHATGLRSGDALHLAIAANHGAHLRTLDQGLAEAARALGASVALL
- a CDS encoding type II toxin-antitoxin system Phd/YefM family antitoxin, whose product is MDTKQVSLGEAKAHLSELTELASAGETVIITKHGKAVGRLSAPEKPRKPIDLEALRRLTADMPYQPEGAGQFMRRYRESERY
- a CDS encoding transposase: MAKSQPRYSAKFREQMVELVRAGRSSHELAEEFEPSARTFRNWFFQAERDAGQRTDGLTSEERTELVLNALETAIQSRQPALPKPHGGQAGTLRIHRGLAQPEATPFRPWPTGPEGL
- the ntrC gene encoding nitrogen regulation protein NR(I) gives rise to the protein MNPTIWVIDDDPSIRWVLEKALTEAHMAVRTFEEASALRRALGEERPNLIISDVRMPGEDGFALLRRIRQREPELPVILTTAYSDMNAAVSAFEEGAFEYLPKPFDVAEAVSLARHAIAQAPARGDPAEASQEGPEIIGEAPAMQGVFRTIGRLVGSEANVVITGESGTGKELVARALHRHSPRATGPFVALNTAAVPADLLESELFGHEKGAFTGAVEQRMGRFEEAKGGTLFLDEIGDMPADLQTRLLRVLAEGEFQRVGGRHQLTADVRVIAATHRDLSQLIADGRFRQDLYHRLNVVPIHLPALRERREDIPELAQRFLREMAGELDLQPKQLAPETLKLLQGESWPGNVRELENLCRRITLMAPGPLVHPEDLPDPFRPTGVGNQAEAWQNALAFNIRRHLQKGEKGVGNRAQEELERVLIKEALAYTGGHRQQAAALLGWGRNTLTRKIQGLGIDSSNSRKGSPL